GTGGCTGTAATAAACGGTTTGaaatttctatatatatatatatatatatatatatatatatatataaaatataaaaaaaattttaaatatttctaaaacACTTGTGttgtaataattttaattaatatatatatatatatatatatatattttataatatgtgTCTTAGCTAAATACTAATCATAATGTGCTTTCGAAATTCTAATATATCCgtgaatttaattttgttgtATATAAATTCAAGCGCATGGCATGAATTTAAATGATGAAcgatcaaataattaatatttgtaaataattttaattaaatatttttaattgtatCTTTTTTATTCACGTGCTGTTAATTGagtttttttctaatttttttttgcatattttcattccttttttttactcttctttttcttcttttttttttcttaatttattttacatcttattcttcttttttttctttttcttcggcatctcttttcttcttttcctgttttttcttcttattcttcttctcttacATATTTCTCTTTctagattttctttttttttttaaaagaagaataaagaagaaaaatataaaaaaagaaaaaaaaataaatacataggAAATGAAAAAATGATCATACCTAATATAGTTGATCATATCTTTAGTGCTTTAATTTGTAATTTGTAAATATTTGTCTTGAGTAAATATTACTTTGTCTGACTTTGGAATTCtgtaaaatttaagataaatatctAATATAATTTATTCTGTTGTGATCTTATTTAACATGTTTCTATTTTTACTTGGGtcatatttctattttttaagaaaaaaattaatatcaaataaaattttttatttttagttaatatttttaattattaatttgattctTTTAGTCTAACCACCTAACAacatattattttagttttagtttatattattaaacattgctgactaattattaattaaaaataataaattttttgctgattctctaatatttttttatgcatttttttaaCTGAGATCCCGTTGAGAAATAGTTTTGCTCCCAAATATTATGCGTGAACATAATTAATTGCAATAAAACAACTATCAAAGCTTACTTACGCGAGAAACCgaaaaaacaataaaacaaaatgttagaaaaatagttaataaagAATGTTATTTGAACGTCCTAAGAATCTATGTATTAGAATATAGCACCACAAAATAGCACCATCACAACCTTTTTAACTTTGACATAGAGTTACTATTAACACAAAGTGtgataattattaaataatatttttttataagagtTTAATTAGGGAgtcaatttcttttattaataacaattaacttttttttcaatttttttatcttaaatttaaaatcttaagTTTTAAACTTTCAATCCAAAATCTCAAATTCTTAACTCAAAActctcaaaaaaaaataaaataaaataaaataaaataaaataaaaataattaatattagccataaaaaaaatattaatttccTACAGTTATTCTTtccataaataaataaaaaataaaaagatcaGATAAACATATATATCTGATTTAGAATATACGGGTATGCCTATATATGTATAAGTGACCTTTAGCCATTAGCCATAGAGCTTAAATTATCTTGTATTCTTGTTCTACTGTCTTCATAATGCAGACAAACATGGACAAAGGGGAAATCCAAACAACAAAAGGAGGGTCAAActggtatatatatatgtgggtATAAGACAAATATATATAGTAGTGTAGGTACACAACTTGATAaaactatattattattattattattattattattattattattattattattattattattattattattattattatatgctGGTGTTTGCATGGATGAAACTGAATATCTGTTGAACGGAGCCGGCTATATCATCTGCGGTGAACCTTGACTCACTAGCCACCTGCACAAATTAAACCAGATTACACAATTAGTTTGTACAAATTAAAGGATCTCAAATaatgttttttctttttgcttgtgggcaaattaattatatatgctGCTTAATTCCTGGTTACTATTTGTAGCAAACCTAAAAGAAATTTGACTGGATAATACGACGgtctaaaattaattttaagtaCATTGATAATTTTCTACTGTAATTTCATCGGTTTATTAAACTTAAACATTTATTAACATTGGATTAATAGAATTTAGAATAGCACTACCTTTTTTCTACAAAAAATGTTAGAGGATATAGAATTTTATTTCTGGCCATGAGATAAAGTATATTGTTAGATTATTAGATTGAAAAATTGAATTGatgattaaataattattaaaaataataaattttaataatccCTAACTTTTTTCTTCTAATGGTCAAATTCAAggttagaaagaaaaaaaatattggagCGACAGATAAATAGTTTTTACgttgaataatataaattaagataattggtattactaatttttatttagccaatttacataatttttagaatttaattttataattgaaaatttaaaattaaatattaataaattaaaatttgaaatttaaaaataaataaaataattttaaaattttttattttagttgatGACTGTTATGTATATGGATTACCTTGACATTGAAAGAATAAAGTACTGTCTGTTCGATGGTGGTAATGTTGGTGTGAAGGATAATTAACTGAAGATCTTCAAGTGCAGCAATAGTTTTGATCAACTGGCCTGGCCTCCTCCTGGAAAGGATCTTGATCATGGCGTCGAATCCCAGAAGCTTCACTTCAACATCAGCCAAGCAAGACTTGCTCTCTGCGGTTTCTTCGCGGAGTCCGGTCTCCAACTCCACCAGCTTCATCTGCTCACTTGGCGATGGATAGAAAGGCGGTTGAAGAGGCTGCTGCTGTTGTGTTCCGAGATTCGAATCCCCCACCTGTCTTGTTTGTGCTTCTCCAAGTAGCCTTCTTCTCTTTTGTGATTCCAAGCACTGAAGTAGTTGCTCCAATTCTCTCACAAACTCTATAGCTCCTCCAATTATCGATGCTTGATCACCCTATTCGTAAAACATTAATAAACAATTATCCTAAAGAGCAAGATCTCATGTTGGATTACGTATATAACATATATCTCttttaagaaagaaaaaagatagATCTAGTTAGGATAGAACTTTTGGATTACATATCACAATTTACTTTTACAACCAGATTACAGTTAAACAAAAACTCAACtactaaatattttatttgtataaaatataaaataaataatatatatttatatataaatatataatgtttaattttgataaaatcaAATGAATCTAACATAGAAGAAGTTAAGAAGGAAGTTAGGGTAATGAAATATATAGAGTATTGAAGGAATACAGgaaaaaaatgataaagaaaagaaagaaaaatagaaaacaaaacaaaatttcttAGTTTGTGTGCAATTTGGAGTTACATACCCTTTGAACGTATGAACCAGGCATGAGGGATCTAAGGACACGAAGATGCTCATTCATTTGCTTCCTTCGGTTCCTTTCAACAGCGATGTGAGTCATGCGCTGGCTCTCAACTTCTTCACTTGTCTTAACGGTTCTCGGCCTCTTCCTCTTcatgttcttgttgttctccTGCATCAACGCCGTTGAGTTGTTGTTCCTCTTTTGGTTCAGCACCAGATCTTCACCATGGCCAAGGAACCGAATCTGCACTGAGTTGTTGTCTTCGGAAATGCGTGCagtttcttcttctcctttcatCCTTCCACCTTCTTCATCTCCTCCACCCATGGCAGCATCTTCCTCTTCCCCGTTGTTGAACCTTTCGTCATTATTGTTTTCTGCTTCTGTTTCTACTTCTTCTCTGCCACCACCACCGTCGCTTTCCTGATTCATCATCATGATATTGTGTTCATCCATCTTATCATTTAAGACCGGGAACTTGAGAAAGTAGACCGGGTCAATCCCCGGTTCTTCGCAGGCCTTGCCTTGGTTTAAGGCTAACTTTGGTCCGAAATCTGCAAACTGCATCACATCCGCGAAACTGAGCTTATCAAAGGAAGAAGAGTTTGCATTATAAAAACAAGCTGGCGGCAGTTGTTGCTGTTGCTGAGGGATGTAATCGGCTATCCCGTTGCTGTGTTCTCCAGAAGATTCGCCTTGGCGAAACTGCATgagatggtggtggtggtgattaTGATCAAGAGAGTAGTCTAGTGTGTTGAAGCTTGGGGTTGGGGGCATGGGTGCCTGCAGTAGTGATTCAAAACTGTTGGTGCAATACAACATCATTATGATAACTGATAAGTGCAATCTTGTGTGAGAGAGAGTGAAAAGATCTAACACCAAAAGCTTGTAATGGATCCAATAAGAACATATAAAAATGCaatgtgtgtgtgtgagagaaGCACGCTATACCGAATAGTTGTGAATGTCATGATCTTTGTCCATTATTATAGCTTGTATCAAAGAAAGTCAACTTTAATCGAAAGAAGAAGCCCTAAGCAGCGTCACTTGATGTAAGACAAAACCCACCACCGAAGTTTCTTGAGGGTCCCTCTCTCTGTTCGAGTATCAGTGAAATTCACcaaatacaaaatttaaaaccAGAAAGAATGGATTATTATGCAAGTCATTAATAgtgtgtttgatttttttatttgcatGGCTACTACTAagtgtttctttctttttccgaaattaaaaaaaatattggaaaTATAAGTTTTGTCGACATATTAGTATaacttttattaaataattaaaatgtaaaaaaaaggTTAGGTTTTCAGAGAAAGTTATACGATGAACTTCTATTACaatacataatttttaattcgttcaattataaaaaaaaaatcaagttatAAATCACTTTTTCCTAAACCATGAATtgaaattaaacataaaaagtCTAAAACATATATACGCCAAGTGTGGTTATTTTGAATCTGGTCTTGTTAGAAAGACAAGTAAAAGTAAtcaataatcaaataaaaaatatcatattaaaaatttcaaaaattatatatttaaaacttaaatttcAGACATCCAAATTTTATATGATTAGTGATTGATTTATATTTTCCTATATTTATCCAGCTGAAACAAATTCAACAAGATGCTCATCTCTTATGAAAGATTTAGTAATTAATAATATTCATATTAACATATAtacaaaatagaaataataataactggATGGAACAGTATATAAGATATGAGCAAGGAAGTTAAACCTGTATTTGCAAGAAGACAAGATTGAAAGTGAAGTGGGGTCTTGAAGACTTTTGTAGAACACAGAATAATGAAAGGGAGAGTAACCCCACAAAGAGTAGACCTATGCCGAAGAGGAGGATGGAAATGGCCTTTTTATTATTGAAGTTTTTGTGAATATGTAATGGGCCAAAGGCGTGGGGGCGCTGGGGTTTGGGTTTGACTTATTTTATTGTCACAGATAAGGACGTAGAAGAGAGCCTAATGAGGTGAGGTGGATTAAATTTGCACCTCACAAGTTCACCTCCTTTTTATTAATGTTTGTCACAGGCAAGTAACGCTCTTGTGGTTACTTTACCGCCTAGGTTCATGTGTTAATGCTGAATATCGTATACTTTGTTGTTTAATGTCAACTTTGAATTTTCAATCAGTGTATGCTCGTTATCTGGGTATCTAacataaatttctttttttttttttctcttttccatTGGGTGTAAaatgtttttgcttttttgtaAAATAGTTAAGTTTTAGTTTTGGTCCCTATAGAAAAATTAATTCTAGTCTTTGATTTTTACAATTTTGATTTTTACAATTTAGAGATTTTGTTTTAGATTCCAACTTTTAGTCTACTCCATTAGTTATTCATGTGGTAGGTTACACATACTAATGTGATTTGTTTTGTTAcgtcaaattttttttaaaaataaaactagCCCGGTA
The genomic region above belongs to Arachis stenosperma cultivar V10309 chromosome 5, arast.V10309.gnm1.PFL2, whole genome shotgun sequence and contains:
- the LOC130982887 gene encoding transcription factor FAMA isoform X2 — protein: MDKDHDIHNYSAPMPPTPSFNTLDYSLDHNHHHHHLMQFRQGESSGEHSNGIADYIPQQQQQLPPACFYNANSSSFDKLSFADVMQFADFGPKLALNQGKACEEPGIDPVYFLKFPVLNDKMDEHNIMMMNQESDGGGGREEVETEAENNNDERFNNGEEEDAAMGGGDEEGGRMKGEEETARISEDNNSVQIRFLGHGEDLVLNQKRNNNSTALMQENNKNMKRKRPRTVKTSEEVESQRMTHIAVERNRRKQMNEHLRVLRSLMPGSYVQRGDQASIIGGAIEFVRELEQLLQCLESQKRRRLLGEAQTRQVGDSNLGTQQQQPLQPPFYPSPSEQMKLVELETGLREETAESKSCLADVEVKLLGFDAMIKILSRRRPGQLIKTIAALEDLQLIILHTNITTIEQTVLYSFNVKVASESRFTADDIAGSVQQIFSFIHANTSI
- the LOC130982887 gene encoding transcription factor FAMA isoform X1, with the protein product MTFTTIRFESLLQAPMPPTPSFNTLDYSLDHNHHHHHLMQFRQGESSGEHSNGIADYIPQQQQQLPPACFYNANSSSFDKLSFADVMQFADFGPKLALNQGKACEEPGIDPVYFLKFPVLNDKMDEHNIMMMNQESDGGGGREEVETEAENNNDERFNNGEEEDAAMGGGDEEGGRMKGEEETARISEDNNSVQIRFLGHGEDLVLNQKRNNNSTALMQENNKNMKRKRPRTVKTSEEVESQRMTHIAVERNRRKQMNEHLRVLRSLMPGSYVQRGDQASIIGGAIEFVRELEQLLQCLESQKRRRLLGEAQTRQVGDSNLGTQQQQPLQPPFYPSPSEQMKLVELETGLREETAESKSCLADVEVKLLGFDAMIKILSRRRPGQLIKTIAALEDLQLIILHTNITTIEQTVLYSFNVKVASESRFTADDIAGSVQQIFSFIHANTSI